The following is a genomic window from Hymenobacter monticola.
CAACGGGCTGGCCATCTACCGGCAGGCGCGGGGTGGCGCGCAGCATAATCTGTGGCACGCCCAGGCGCGTCACGGTGGTGGTAGTGGTGCCGGAGCAGCCGGTGGCCGTGGTCACGCGCACGGTGTAGGTGGTGGTGGCCGTGGGGTTGGCCGTCACGGTGCGGCCGGTGGTGCTGCTGAGGCCGGTAGCCGGGCTCCAGGTGTAGGTGGCACCGGTGCCGGCGTCGCTGGCCGTGAGGGTGGCCGTGGTGCCGGGGCAGAGGGCCGCAGCGGTCGGGACAGTCACATTGAGGACGCTACGAACATTCACCACGATGGTGTCGCGGGTAATGCAGCCACCGGGAGTGCTGGCCGTCATAATGTAGGTGGTTGTGACCGTCGGCGTGGCCACCACCGAAGGGCCACTAGTGGTGTTGAGGCCGGTGGCGGGGCTCCACTGGTAAGTAGCCGATTGCGCAGGCGTGGCCCCTGCCACGGTGAGCGTGGCCGAGGAGCCGGGGCACACCGTCTGGTCGGGGCCGAGGGAAGCACTGGGCAGGCCAAACACCGTCACGGTGTCGCGGCCGAAAACGGCGGGTTGGCAGCTGGTCGAGTCGTAGGCGGTGAGCGTGACGGGGTAGCGGCCGGGCGCGGTATAGGTCACGGTCACGTTGTTGAGCTGGGTTGAGCTCTGGCCGTTGCCGAAGGTCCAGCCGGTGCCGTTGATGGTGGGGTTGGCGCGGGTGAAGGTGACGGTGAGCGGCGCGCAGCCGCTGCGGGTATTAGGCACATTGTTGGCGGCCGGCGTGAAATTGGCGTCGAGCCGGACAATGTCCATCTTAAACGCGGCCGCATTCGTCCCGGCTCCGTTGCCGATGGCGCGGGCATAGGCGTTGGGCGTGAGCTGAATGGTGGGCGGCGCGCCCCCCGACTGCTGGGCCCGCACGCATATGGCCTGGTAAATAATGCCGCGCTTGTCGAAGCGCGAGGTGCCGCCGTCGACGTGCGTAGTGCCAGTGCCGTAGTAGCTGCCGTACACCAGCCGCCGGGCGTTGGGCGAAAGCTGCATCAGGTAGAGGTAGCCGTAGGTGTTGAGGTTGGCCTCCGAAGCGCTGCCGCTGCTGCTGTTGCTTACGGTGCGCAGCAACGCATCGGTGGTGGTGGGCATGCCCGCGATGCTGCTGGCGCCGTAGCCCGAAAGCAGCACATTGCCGCAGTTGTCAACCAGAAAGGCCGTGGGGGCCAGGTTGGTGGGGTAGGGGTTAGCGCTGGTGGGGTTGCCCGCGCCGTTGCCGAACACGGTGGAGTAGCTGGTGGTCGTCAGCGCCGCGTTCATTTTGTGTATGAACTGCCGGCTGTTGGCGTTGCGATAGGTGCCGGCCGTCACGGGGTAGGGGCCGTTGGTCTGGCCCAGCACGTACACCGCGCCCCGGCGGTCGAGCTGCACGAAGTAGGCCTGGTCGTAGCTGCTGGTGCCCAGGTAGGTGGTCTGTTGCAAGGCGACGCCGGGCGTAATCAGGCTGGGCGCGAGCCGGGCCACGAAGCCGTCGGCAATGCCGCCGCGGTAGCTGGCGTTGAGGCCGTTGGCGGAGTTGGGAAAGTTGGTGCTGGTGGTGCCGCCGGCCACGTACACGGTGGCCACGCTGTCGAGCTGAATGCTGTAGCCGGCGTCGTCGCCGGTGCCGCCCAAGTAAGTGCTCCAGCCCAGGGTGCTCAGGTTGGCGCTGAGCTTCATCACCACGGCCTCGTGCCCACCCCGGTAGGTGAAGCCGCCGGAAGTGGGGAAGTTGTTGGAGCGCGTCACCGACGTGAAGTAGATGTTGTCCTGACGGTCGGTTATCACGTCGCCGCGGAAGTCGTCGCCGAAGTTGGCGTAGAGGTTGCTGCTGGTGGCCATTTGCCCGTCGGCCGCGCTGCCGCCCACGTAGGTGGCGCCCATCAGTTGGCTGCCGTTGGCGTTGAGCTTGGCCAATACCAGGTCGGCGGTGCCGCCGTTGAAGGTGCGGTCGTAGGGCGTGGCGAAGGTCGACATCGGGAAGTTGGTGCTGGCCGTCGAACCCAGAATCACCAGCTCATTGGCCCGGTTCACCACGAGGCTGTGAGCGTAGTCGTCGTCGTTGCCGCCGAGGTAGGTGGCATACAGCAGGCTGCCTGCGCCGGTGGTGGCGGCCGGGTTGTACTTGCTAATCACCATGTCGATGGCCGCGTTGTAGCTCACGTCATACGCGCCGGTCGTGACGGGGTAGCCGGTGCGGAAAATGATGCCGCCGGTGTAGAGGTTGCCCAGCGTGTCGTGCGTGGCGGTGTAGCCCCAGTTCTGGCCCGTCGAGCCCGAATAGGTAGCGTACACCAGCACCGGGTCGATGGTGAGCGGCTTGCTGTGGTCGTAGCCCTTGTGCAGGCCAAAGCTCACCGTGTGCTGCGGCCCCAGCACGTACTCGCACGGCACAGTCACGCGGCGGCCGTCAATGGTTTGGTAGGCGTAGGGCTTCTGTTCGGTGACGTGGCCCACGCTGGTGCCGATTTGCAGGGCGCCTTCCACCACGCGCAGCGATTCCTGGCCTTCGTAGTGGAGCTTGATGCGCGAGGCATCGGCCCCGGCCGCCAACTCGAAATCGTATTCCATCGAGGCGCCGTGGGCGTACAGGTGCAGGTCGGTGCCGGGGTAGAGCTGGCGGTAGCGCACGTCGGCGTAGCCGGGTACATTGGTAGCCCAGCGGGCCGAGTTGCTGCCCAGGAAGAAGTTGGAAGGCGCGCCGGTGGGGTTGGCGCCGCTCACGGCGGCGTCGGGGTTGGCGCCCACAAAGTTCACGGCATAAGCGTGTGCTTTCACGCGGGCGGTGCGGGCGGCGGCGCGGTCGTGGTGCAGGTGGTCAGCCTGGCGGGCGTCGTAGCGGGCCACCAGCAGGCGGGTTTTTTCCAGAAAGAGTTGGCCCGCGGGCACATCGGCCGCAAACAGCACCGGCTGGGCCCACTGCCGCTGGTTGGGCACGAAGCGCAAAGTGGCCGGCGCGCTGGGCGTGGCCACCGGCCCGGGAGCCGAAGCCAGCGCGGCCGAAGAAATGGATAATAAAGCACTGCCGAGGCCGAGCCAACGCGTAAGAATACGACGCATGAAAAGGAAGGAAGGTGGGAAGAAAGAACTATAAATCGGCATAAAAAGGCCCTGCTGGGGGCAGGGCCTAGCTATCCGGCCGCAAAGGTCCGGCTAATTGTCGGATATATTTCCCGACTTCGCGATTTGATAACGAAGGATTTTAAGCCGGACAAGTGCCAACTGATAAGGCATGAGGGTTTCCCCCAAAGCTTCAATTTCTTCCAGGCTGGCCAGTGTCCTAAGCCGCGCCGAATGGTTGCTACGACCGCCTAGTGCGCTTCCGCTCTGAGCCAAGCCGGACACGCCCGGCGCCTGAGCGCCTGACAGCCGCCACCGCGCAGGCACCTGCCCAACCTCAACCCTAAAAACCCGTTACCTTCCCCGGCGCAACCTCCCAACCCCCGCCGCCCCCTATGACCCCAACCGCGACTCCCGCACCCGCTGCCCCCGGCATCGAGAAAGACAACAAGCGTATCACCACCGGCTGGACCTTCTACGACTGGGCCAATTCGGTGTACCCGCTGGTGATTACCAGCTCCATCTTCCCGATTTACTGGTCTAGCGTCATCAAGCAGATTACGCACACCGACAGCGGCCAGAGCCCCGTGAGTTTCCTGGGTATGCAGGTGCCGGGTTCCTCGCTGCTCAACTACGCCATTTCGGTGTCGTTTTTGCTCATTGCCATCGTGAGCCCCTTCCTCACGTCGCTGGCCGACTTTTCGGGGCGCAAGAAGCTGTTTCTGCAAATCTTCTGCTACATCGGGGCCGTCTCGTGCGCGGGGCTGTTCTTCTTCTCGCCGGCCACGCTCACCCTTTCTACCTTCATTTTCGTGGCGGCCACGGTGGGCTTCTCGGGCAGCATTGTGTTCTACAATTCTTACCTGCCCGAAATCAGCTCGGAAGAAAAATTCGATTCGCTCTCGGCCAAAGGCTTTTCGATGGGCTACATCGGCTCGGTGATATTGCTCATCATTTGCTTGGTGATAAACCAATTCCCCGAAAAATTGGGCATCACGGGGGAAAAAGCGCACGAGACGGCGGCCCAGATTTCATTCCTGCTCACCGGCCTGTGGTGGGCCGGCTTCGCTCAGATTCCCTTCGCCACCCTGCCGCCCGACCGGGGCCGTCCCGCCGGAGCGCCCGAAGCCGAAGGCGGCTGGCTGCTCAACGGCTTCCGCGAGCTGGGCAAGGTATGGGACCAGCTCAAGCAGCTGCCCAACGTGAAGAAATTTCTGCTCGCCTACTTCACCTACAACATGGGTGTGCAAACGGTGATGTACGTGGCCACGCTCTTTGGCACCGACGAGCTGCACCTCGAATCGGGCGCGCTCATCCTCACCATTCTGCTGCTGCAGGTGGTGGCCATCGCGGGCGCTTACCTGTTCGCCAAGCTCTCCGAGCGCATCGGCAACACGCGGGCCCTGAGCTGGTCGGTGTTCATCTGGATGCTGATTTGCATCGCCGGCTACTACGTGCAAGCCGGCTGGAGTTTCTACGCCCTGGCCTCAGTCATTGGCCTCACCATGGGGGCCATTCAAAGCCTGAGCCGCAGCACCTACTCCAAGATTATTCCCGAGAATACGCCCAACTCAGCCGCCTTCTTTAGCTTTTTCGATGTGACCGAGAAGCTGAGCATTGTTATTGGCACGGCCACGTTCGGCATCATTAACCAAGTCACCGGCTCGATGCGCAATAGCCTGCTGGCGCTGATTGTGTTTTTCATCCTAGGACTGATATTCCTGCTCCAGTTGCGGGGCAAGAAGCTGCGCGAAGATTCGCTGGGCCCGGTAGCCGTGCCCGGCCCGCCGCCCGCCTCGGCCGGGGCCGAAATGGGAGCCCCGGTGACGCGGTAGGGCGGGCTTCCAGTCCGCGCGAGTTGAATTAAAAGGAATAGCTTTGGCTCGCAGACTAAAAGGTCGCGCTCCATCTCATCCTATTCTTCATGTACACCTCTTCCATCCAAAAAAATATCCTGGCCGAGCTCAACCACGAGCTGACCCAAACCCGCCGCATCCTCGAACGCGTACCCTTCGAGCAGGCCGATTACAAGCCGCACCCCAAGAGCATGAGCCTGTGGCAACTTGCCACCCACGTGGTAAACCTGCTGGCCTTCAAGACCCTGTTCGTAACGCACGATTCGCGCGACTTCCTCGACCCGAACGCGCCCAAGCCCGGCCCCACGCCCACTAGCATGGGGGAACTCCTGGCCCGCTTCGATGAGTACAGCGCCACCCTGAAGCAGGAACTGCAGCAAAGCGACGATGAGAAGCTGAGCCACAACTTCAAGCTCCACCGCGGCGAACACGTGGTATTTGACTACCCAAAAGCCACTGCCATCCGCATCATGGGCCTGAATCACAGCATTCACCACCGCGGCCAGCTCACGGTGTACCTGCGGATGCTCGACATCCCGGTGCCCGGCCTGTATGGCCCGAGTGCAGACGAGAAATAAGAGCAACGCGTCTGCGGTTGCGAGCGAATCGCGGCAATCCTTCCTCTCAACGCGACTACACTTCCAATGTGACAAAGCCCCGGCACTGTGTAGTGCCGGGGCTTTTTATTGGGGTTTTCACATCTCAGGGCAGGGTTGGTCGCATTGAGAGGAAGGTTTGCCGCGCCTCGCTCGCAACCGCAGACTGAGCTATTTCCCCCCGAATACCTTTTCCCCTCCAATCCACGTTTGCAGCACCTTGGCGCCGCGCAGTTGCTCCTTCGGCGCGGTCAGCAAGTCGGTGTCCAACACTACGAAATCGGCCAGCATGCCGGTCTTAATCTGGCCTTTGCGCTTTTCCTCGAAGGCGGCGTGGGCCGCCCAGGTGGTCATGCCGCGCAGGGCGTCGGAGCGCGAAATAGCGTTTTCCATCTGGAAGCCGGCCGCGGGGTAGTTCTTGGCATCCTGCCGCGCCACGGCCGAGTGAAAGCCAAACAGCGGGTTGATGTGTTCCACCGGGAAGTCGGAACCCAGGGCCAGCTGGCCGTATTGCTTCAGCAGCTCCTTATAGGCGTAAGCAGTTTTCAGGCGTTCGGCGCCCAGCCGCTCGCCGGCCCAGTACATATCAGAAGTAGCGTGGGTGGGCTGCACCGAAGGCACGATGCCGAACTGCCCGAACTTGGGCATGTCGGCTGGGGTAATGACCTGGGCGTGCTCAATGCGCCAGCGGCGGTCCTTCTGGCCCTTCAGGGCTTCGCCGTATATGTTAAGGATAATGCGGTTGGCAGAGTCGCCGATGGCGTGGGTGTTCATCTGGAACTTCGACGCGGCCAGTTCTTTGGCCAAATCGCGGAATTGCTTTTCAGTGGACAGCAGGAAACCCGTTTCCTTGGGTTTATCCGCGTAAGGTTTCACCAGGCAGGCCCCACGTGAGCCCAGGGCACCGTCGGCATACACCTTGAAAGAGCTGACGGTAAGCTGGTCGGTGAGCAACGGGCCTTTTTTGAGGTAGTAGGCGCGGTTTTCGGGCGTGGGCGTGAGCATGGCATAAAGCCGCAGCTTAAGCTTCTTTTTCTGCTGCAGAGCGGCCAGTTGGTCGATGTCGGCCTTGTCGAGGCCAGCGTCGGCGAGGCTGGTGAGGCCCACGGCCAGGCAGTTTTGCTGGCCTTGCAGCAGCAGTTCTGTGGCTTCCGCTTCCGTGGGCTCCGCAATTTTATTGCCCACCAGGCGAGTGGCGTTGTCTACCAGCAGGCCCGTGAGGCGGCCCTGGGCATCGCGGGTAATGGTCCCCCCGCTGATGGGTGTGCGGGCCGTCACCCCACCCAGGTCCAGGGCTTTTTGGTTGACAATGGCCGCGTGCCCGTCCACCCGAATCAAAGCCACCGGCACGTTCGGAAACAACTGGTCCAGTTTCTCCTTGGTCGGAAACTGCTTGTCGGGCCAGTCGTTCTGGTCCCAGCCGCGGCCCAGCAGCCAGGCCGCTTGCGGATGCTGCTGGCGATGGTGCTGCAGCTTTTCCAGCACCTCTTCCCAGGACGTGGTGCCCACCAAATCAGCATAGCTCAGGCCGAGGGAGTAGCGATAGAAGTGGCAGTGCGCGTCGTAGAAACCGGGATAAATGAACTTGCCTCCCGCATCCACCTCCTGCGCCGCCTGGTATTTCGCCTTTAGGTCAGCTGCCGGCCCCACGGCCACAAATTTGCCGTCCTTTACCGCAAAAGCCTCAGTCTTGGAAAAGGTTGAATCGACGGTGTAAATAGTAGCATTCGTGACGAGCAAATCCACGGCCTCTCGTTTAGCGCCGCAACTGCTC
Proteins encoded in this region:
- a CDS encoding DinB family protein is translated as MYTSSIQKNILAELNHELTQTRRILERVPFEQADYKPHPKSMSLWQLATHVVNLLAFKTLFVTHDSRDFLDPNAPKPGPTPTSMGELLARFDEYSATLKQELQQSDDEKLSHNFKLHRGEHVVFDYPKATAIRIMGLNHSIHHRGQLTVYLRMLDIPVPGLYGPSADEK
- a CDS encoding MFS transporter, translated to MTPTATPAPAAPGIEKDNKRITTGWTFYDWANSVYPLVITSSIFPIYWSSVIKQITHTDSGQSPVSFLGMQVPGSSLLNYAISVSFLLIAIVSPFLTSLADFSGRKKLFLQIFCYIGAVSCAGLFFFSPATLTLSTFIFVAATVGFSGSIVFYNSYLPEISSEEKFDSLSAKGFSMGYIGSVILLIICLVINQFPEKLGITGEKAHETAAQISFLLTGLWWAGFAQIPFATLPPDRGRPAGAPEAEGGWLLNGFRELGKVWDQLKQLPNVKKFLLAYFTYNMGVQTVMYVATLFGTDELHLESGALILTILLLQVVAIAGAYLFAKLSERIGNTRALSWSVFIWMLICIAGYYVQAGWSFYALASVIGLTMGAIQSLSRSTYSKIIPENTPNSAAFFSFFDVTEKLSIVIGTATFGIINQVTGSMRNSLLALIVFFILGLIFLLQLRGKKLREDSLGPVAVPGPPPASAGAEMGAPVTR
- a CDS encoding DUF7948 domain-containing protein encodes the protein MRRILTRWLGLGSALLSISSAALASAPGPVATPSAPATLRFVPNQRQWAQPVLFAADVPAGQLFLEKTRLLVARYDARQADHLHHDRAAARTARVKAHAYAVNFVGANPDAAVSGANPTGAPSNFFLGSNSARWATNVPGYADVRYRQLYPGTDLHLYAHGASMEYDFELAAGADASRIKLHYEGQESLRVVEGALQIGTSVGHVTEQKPYAYQTIDGRRVTVPCEYVLGPQHTVSFGLHKGYDHSKPLTIDPVLVYATYSGSTGQNWGYTATHDTLGNLYTGGIIFRTGYPVTTGAYDVSYNAAIDMVISKYNPAATTGAGSLLYATYLGGNDDDYAHSLVVNRANELVILGSTASTNFPMSTFATPYDRTFNGGTADLVLAKLNANGSQLMGATYVGGSAADGQMATSSNLYANFGDDFRGDVITDRQDNIYFTSVTRSNNFPTSGGFTYRGGHEAVVMKLSANLSTLGWSTYLGGTGDDAGYSIQLDSVATVYVAGGTTSTNFPNSANGLNASYRGGIADGFVARLAPSLITPGVALQQTTYLGTSSYDQAYFVQLDRRGAVYVLGQTNGPYPVTAGTYRNANSRQFIHKMNAALTTTSYSTVFGNGAGNPTSANPYPTNLAPTAFLVDNCGNVLLSGYGASSIAGMPTTTDALLRTVSNSSSGSASEANLNTYGYLYLMQLSPNARRLVYGSYYGTGTTHVDGGTSRFDKRGIIYQAICVRAQQSGGAPPTIQLTPNAYARAIGNGAGTNAAAFKMDIVRLDANFTPAANNVPNTRSGCAPLTVTFTRANPTINGTGWTFGNGQSSTQLNNVTVTYTAPGRYPVTLTAYDSTSCQPAVFGRDTVTVFGLPSASLGPDQTVCPGSSATLTVAGATPAQSATYQWSPATGLNTTSGPSVVATPTVTTTYIMTASTPGGCITRDTIVVNVRSVLNVTVPTAAALCPGTTATLTASDAGTGATYTWSPATGLSSTTGRTVTANPTATTTYTVRVTTATGCSGTTTTTVTRLGVPQIMLRATPRLPVDGQPVAFADTLQSVLPLSNRRWDFGDGQTATGLTPTHTYAAPGTYTVRLSADVTATGCPITATLTLVVGPAREFKLPNVITPNGDNVNDDFRPYVTREPVSVQIFTRWGRKVFEQENYTQGWGSAPEVAPGVYYFQLRSASGQTWKGWLEVVK
- a CDS encoding amidohydrolase → MAHISPELFPKLTASLLSLALLSSCGAKREAVDLLVTNATIYTVDSTFSKTEAFAVKDGKFVAVGPAADLKAKYQAAQEVDAGGKFIYPGFYDAHCHFYRYSLGLSYADLVGTTSWEEVLEKLQHHRQQHPQAAWLLGRGWDQNDWPDKQFPTKEKLDQLFPNVPVALIRVDGHAAIVNQKALDLGGVTARTPISGGTITRDAQGRLTGLLVDNATRLVGNKIAEPTEAEATELLLQGQQNCLAVGLTSLADAGLDKADIDQLAALQQKKKLKLRLYAMLTPTPENRAYYLKKGPLLTDQLTVSSFKVYADGALGSRGACLVKPYADKPKETGFLLSTEKQFRDLAKELAASKFQMNTHAIGDSANRIILNIYGEALKGQKDRRWRIEHAQVITPADMPKFGQFGIVPSVQPTHATSDMYWAGERLGAERLKTAYAYKELLKQYGQLALGSDFPVEHINPLFGFHSAVARQDAKNYPAAGFQMENAISRSDALRGMTTWAAHAAFEEKRKGQIKTGMLADFVVLDTDLLTAPKEQLRGAKVLQTWIGGEKVFGGK